In the Brevundimonas sp. LM2 genome, CCGCACGGTCGACGCCCTGACCCTGGAAGCCTACCCCGGCTTCACCGAGCGGGTGATGGAAGAGATCGAGGCCGACGCCCGTGCCCGCTTCGACATCCAGGACGCCCTGACCGTGCACCGCTGGGGCACCATCGCGGTGGGCGAGCCGGTGATCTTCGTCGCCGTCGCCGCCGCCCATCGCCGCTCCGCCTTCGAGGCCGCCGACTTCCTGATGGACCATTTCAAGACCCGGGCGCCGTTCTGGAAGCGGGAGGACGGCCCCGACGGCCGCCGCTGGATCGAGCCCCGCGACCAGGACCACGCCGATCTGACCCGCTGGGCCGAGGAGACTCCATGACCGACCCGCTCGCCGACCTGCAGCCCCCCGCCCCCGGCGGCCGCCTCGTCGACCTCCCCTTCACCCCCGTACGGATCGCCGTCCTGACGATCTCCGACACCCGCGACGAGGAGAGCGACACCTCCGGCAAGATCCTCGCCGACCGGATCGTCGAAGCCGGCCACAGCCCCGTCCTGCGCGACATCGTGCCCGACGACGTCGAGGCCATCCGGGCCCGGGTCCGGAGCTGGATCGCGGACGGCGCGGTGGACGTCGTCATCACCACGGGCGGAACCGGCCTGACCGGCCGTGACGTCACGCCCGAGGCCCTGGAGCCCCTGTTCGACAAGCGGATCGACGGCTTTTCAGTCATCTTCCATCAGGTCAGCTACCAGACCATCGGACTGTCGACCCTGCAGTCGCGGGCGACGGCCGGCCTGATCGACGGCGTCTTCGTCTTCTGCCTGCCGGGCTCCAACGGCGCGGTCCGCGACGGCTGGGACAAGGTCATCCGCTGGCAACTCGACAGCCGTCACAAGCCCTGCAACATGGTCGAACTGATGCCCCGGCTGCTGGAGCGGTGATGTCGGATCCGAACGCGCCGCCCGGGACGGACCTGACCCATATCGACGCCGACGGCCGCGTCCGCATGGTCGACGTCTCGGACAAGGCGACGACGACGCGCGAGGCGACGGCGCACGGCCGCATCCTCATGGCCCCCGAGACGCTCGCCCTGGCCCTGTCGGGCGGCGGCAAGAAGGGCGACGTCCGCGCCGTGGCCGAGATCGCCGGCGTCATGGCCGCGAAGCGCACGTCCGAGCTGATCCCGATGTGTCATCCCCTGATGCTGACCTCGGTCAAGGTCTCCGTCCGGCCGAGCGAGGACGGCTCGGGTCTTGAGGCGACCGCCACGGCGCGGACCCAGGGCCAGACCGGGGTCGAGATGGAGGCCCTGACGGCCGCGTCCGTCGCCCTCCTGACCCTCTACGACATGCTCAAGGCGGTCGATCGCGGCATGGTCATCACCGGCCTCGGCCTGCTGATGAAGTCCGGCGGGGCCTCCGGCGACTGGAGGCGGGCATGAGCCTGCCGTCGGTCGAGACCGCCCGTGCGACCATGCTGGCGGGGATCGGCCCGCTGGGCACGGAGGCCATGCCGCTGATGGAAGCGGACGGCTGTTGGCTGGCTGAACCCGTCACGGCGGGACGCGACCAGCCGCCGTTCCACGCCTCGGCCATGGACGGCTGGGCCGTGCGCGGCGCCGACGTCCGGCCGGATGCGCGGCTCGTCGTCGTCGGCGAGAGCGCGGCAGGCCACGACGCCGGTCTGACGGTCGAACCCGGCGAGGCCGCCCGCATCTTCACCGGGGCGGCCCTGCCCCCCGGCGCCGATCGGGTGGTGATCCAGGAAGAGGCCCGATGCGACGGCGGCACGGTCGTCCTGGCGGCCGCCCCGGACGCCCCCACCTGGGTCCGCCCGCAAGGCTGCGACTTCCGCGCCGGTCAGGTCCTGCTCGAGGCAGGAACGCGCCTCAACCCCTGGCGTCTGGCCCTCGCCGCCTCGGCGGGCCGCGCCACGGTGACCTGCCGCCGTCGCCCCGTGATCGCCCTGCTGTCGACCGGCGACGAACTGGTCGCGCCTGGATCGGCCGCCGGTCCGCACCAGATCTACGACGCCTGCGCCCCGGCCCTGGCCGCCTTCGTCCGGCGCAGCGGCGGAACGCCTGTCCACCTCGGCCCGGCCCGGGACGACGAGGCCTCGATCCTTGCCGCCATCGACAGCGGAGCCTTCGATCTTCTGGTGACGGTCGGCGGCGCCTCGGTCGGCGACCACGATCGCGTCAAGCCGGCGGTCCGGTCGATCGGCGGCGTGCTTTTGGTAGAGGGCGTGGCCGTGCGTCCCGGCAAGCCCGTCTGGTTCGCGCACCTGGCCGATGGTCGCCCGTTGCTGGGCCTCCCCGGCAATCCCGCTTCCGCCCTCGTCTGCGCCGAGCTGTTTCTGGCACCTCTGATCGCCGCCCTCCAGGGCGGGTCGGCGGATGTCGAGACCGTCCCGGCGGTTCTAGAGGGTCCGCTCGCTGCGAACGGAGCGCGCGAACACTATATGCGCGCCGTCCTCACGACGGGGTCCGACGGCGTCCGTCGCGTGCGTCCGATGACCGACCAGGACTCGTCCCTGGTCACGGTCATGGCCGCCGCCAACGGGCTCGTGCGCCGCCTTCCCGGCGCCCAGGGGCTTCAAGCCGGTGCGGACGTCGGGGTTCTAATTCCCGCACGCTGAGGTGCCTCAGGCGAACCGGCCTAGTCCGGAAAGCTGGACGCGGCGCTCTCGCCGACAGAACCCCACCTATAGACCGTTTTGGTCATAGGCCCGTCGACACGCGTCGATGTTCGGCCAATTGTCCCGGATCCAGCCCGTGAATCCTTCGAGCGCAGGCAGCATGCTCGCGCCCATCTCGGTCAGTTCGTATTCGACGCGCGGCGGCACTTCCGGAAAATAGTGCCGCACCAGAAGGCCGTCCCGCTGGAGATTGCGCAGGGTAAGGGTCAGCATCCGCTGGGTGATGCCTTCGATCCCGGCCTTCAGCTCCGAGAAGCGCAGACGATGGCCCTGCGCCACCGCCAGATGCGACATCACCAGGATCGTCCACTTGTCGCCGAGCCGGGCCAGGACGCTATTGGGCGCGCAGGCGCGAAACCGGGGGCCGTCGGCCGTCTCCTCATAGGACCGGCCGTGAATGGACTTGAGCGTCGGTGTCACCGATGTGCCTTAGGCTTGAATTTGTGCCGTCTTCCGGCGCGTCTGCAGCGGTATATATGCGTAACCTTCAACGATGATGAGGGTTTTGCAATGACGAATTCAACGGGACCGATCCTAGTCTTTGGTGCCACCGGCCAGCAGGGCGGCTCGGTCGCCCGAGCCCTGCTCGAGGCCGGTCGCGCGGTGCGAATCCTGGCGCGCAATCCCGCAGCGCCCGCCGCCGAGGCCCTCCGCACCGCCGGCGCCAAG is a window encoding:
- a CDS encoding molybdenum cofactor biosynthesis protein MoaE, which translates into the protein MIRITQDPIDAAELLRGFCQDRLDTGAVVSFTGLTRGRTGDRTVDALTLEAYPGFTERVMEEIEADARARFDIQDALTVHRWGTIAVGEPVIFVAVAAAHRRSAFEAADFLMDHFKTRAPFWKREDGPDGRRWIEPRDQDHADLTRWAEETP
- a CDS encoding helix-turn-helix domain-containing protein, with translation MTPTLKSIHGRSYEETADGPRFRACAPNSVLARLGDKWTILVMSHLAVAQGHRLRFSELKAGIEGITQRMLTLTLRNLQRDGLLVRHYFPEVPPRVEYELTEMGASMLPALEGFTGWIRDNWPNIDACRRAYDQNGL
- the moaB gene encoding molybdenum cofactor biosynthesis protein B; the protein is MTDPLADLQPPAPGGRLVDLPFTPVRIAVLTISDTRDEESDTSGKILADRIVEAGHSPVLRDIVPDDVEAIRARVRSWIADGAVDVVITTGGTGLTGRDVTPEALEPLFDKRIDGFSVIFHQVSYQTIGLSTLQSRATAGLIDGVFVFCLPGSNGAVRDGWDKVIRWQLDSRHKPCNMVELMPRLLER
- the moaC gene encoding cyclic pyranopterin monophosphate synthase MoaC, which gives rise to MSDPNAPPGTDLTHIDADGRVRMVDVSDKATTTREATAHGRILMAPETLALALSGGGKKGDVRAVAEIAGVMAAKRTSELIPMCHPLMLTSVKVSVRPSEDGSGLEATATARTQGQTGVEMEALTAASVALLTLYDMLKAVDRGMVITGLGLLMKSGGASGDWRRA
- the glp gene encoding gephyrin-like molybdotransferase Glp, which gives rise to MSLPSVETARATMLAGIGPLGTEAMPLMEADGCWLAEPVTAGRDQPPFHASAMDGWAVRGADVRPDARLVVVGESAAGHDAGLTVEPGEAARIFTGAALPPGADRVVIQEEARCDGGTVVLAAAPDAPTWVRPQGCDFRAGQVLLEAGTRLNPWRLALAASAGRATVTCRRRPVIALLSTGDELVAPGSAAGPHQIYDACAPALAAFVRRSGGTPVHLGPARDDEASILAAIDSGAFDLLVTVGGASVGDHDRVKPAVRSIGGVLLVEGVAVRPGKPVWFAHLADGRPLLGLPGNPASALVCAELFLAPLIAALQGGSADVETVPAVLEGPLAANGAREHYMRAVLTTGSDGVRRVRPMTDQDSSLVTVMAAANGLVRRLPGAQGLQAGADVGVLIPAR